In Streptomyces sp. NBC_01439, the following are encoded in one genomic region:
- a CDS encoding ion transporter, producing MTDPRPAGRGRMKLAARCRVATEAPAFGMVVFCAILFNAALMGVETYSGLAAEHRLLLQGAENCCLALFTLEMLLRVGACADRPKAFFRDPWNLFDLAVVASAFVPLVRENTTLLRLLRLARVLRTARFLPHLRILLIAVGRSLPGTASFLFVGALVLYVYAMVGWVCFAKSDPGHYGSVGRAMLTLFLLTTLDGLTDAVRAGLQISRLSIIYYASYALLASFVLVNVLIGVVLNSLDEAREMEAEANRAPAPGADPDVRARIATARRALDEIEASLPVATDRPKRQLEASHTGP from the coding sequence ATGACAGACCCGAGGCCGGCCGGACGCGGTCGGATGAAGCTGGCAGCCCGATGCCGGGTGGCCACGGAGGCCCCCGCCTTCGGGATGGTCGTCTTCTGCGCGATCCTCTTCAACGCCGCGCTGATGGGGGTGGAGACGTACAGCGGTCTCGCCGCGGAGCACCGGCTCCTACTGCAGGGCGCGGAGAACTGCTGCCTGGCCCTGTTCACCCTGGAGATGCTGCTGCGCGTGGGCGCCTGCGCCGACCGGCCGAAAGCATTCTTCCGTGACCCGTGGAACCTCTTCGACCTCGCGGTCGTGGCCTCCGCCTTCGTCCCGCTCGTCCGGGAGAACACCACCCTGCTGCGGCTGCTGCGCCTGGCCCGGGTCCTGCGCACCGCCCGCTTCCTGCCCCACCTGCGCATCCTGCTGATCGCGGTCGGCCGCAGCCTGCCGGGCACCGCCAGCTTCCTGTTCGTCGGCGCGCTGGTCCTGTACGTGTACGCCATGGTCGGCTGGGTGTGCTTCGCGAAGTCGGACCCCGGGCACTACGGCTCGGTGGGCCGCGCGATGCTCACGCTCTTCCTGCTGACCACCCTCGACGGCCTCACGGACGCCGTCCGCGCGGGTCTGCAGATCTCCCGGCTGAGCATCATCTACTACGCCTCCTACGCGCTGCTCGCCTCCTTCGTGCTGGTGAACGTGCTGATCGGCGTCGTCCTCAACTCGCTGGACGAGGCACGCGAGATGGAGGCCGAGGCGAACCGCGCCCCGGCGCCGGGCGCGGATCCCGACGTCCGGGCACGGATCGCCACCGCCCGCCGGGCCCTGGACGAGATCGAGGCGAGCCTGCCGGTGGCGACCGACCGGCCGAAACGGCAGCTGGAGGCCTCGCACACCGGGCCGTGA
- a CDS encoding WecB/TagA/CpsF family glycosyltransferase encodes MTRRESLFGVPLDPLTMDETVQRCLDAVRRGEQIEIGMVNAAKLVNMRRDPLLAEAVAGCDLVLADGQAVVWAGRVLGVRLPERVAGIDLFMRLLAAAEVADIPVYLLGAQEDVLEMMLGQISERFPKLRVAGSRNGYFGDDDQEAIADAIAESEARLLFLGMTSPKKEIFTAGYGKRTGAHVVHGVGGSFDILAGITKRAPLVWQRMGLEWFYRTLQEPRRLGKRYLTTNAAFLLMTVRELIHRTPSAGSASASASANRSY; translated from the coding sequence ATGACACGACGAGAGTCCCTCTTCGGGGTCCCGCTCGACCCGCTGACCATGGACGAGACCGTGCAGCGCTGCCTGGACGCGGTGCGGCGCGGAGAACAGATCGAGATCGGCATGGTCAACGCGGCCAAGCTGGTCAACATGCGGCGCGACCCCCTCCTCGCCGAGGCGGTCGCCGGCTGCGACCTGGTCCTGGCCGACGGCCAGGCAGTGGTCTGGGCCGGCCGGGTGCTGGGCGTCCGGCTGCCAGAACGGGTCGCGGGAATCGACCTGTTCATGCGGTTGCTGGCCGCCGCCGAGGTGGCGGACATCCCCGTCTACCTGCTCGGGGCCCAGGAGGACGTGCTGGAGATGATGCTCGGGCAGATCTCCGAGCGCTTCCCGAAGCTGCGGGTGGCCGGCAGCCGCAACGGCTACTTCGGCGACGACGACCAGGAGGCGATCGCCGACGCCATCGCCGAGAGCGAGGCGCGACTGCTGTTCCTCGGCATGACCTCGCCCAAGAAGGAGATCTTCACCGCAGGCTACGGCAAGCGCACCGGCGCGCACGTCGTCCACGGCGTCGGCGGCTCCTTCGACATCCTCGCCGGCATCACCAAGCGGGCCCCCCTGGTCTGGCAGCGGATGGGACTCGAATGGTTCTACCGCACCCTCCAGGAGCCGCGCCGTCTGGGCAAGCGCTACCTCACCACCAATGCGGCTTTCCTCCTCATGACGGTCCGGGAACTCATCCACCGCACACCGTCTGCCGGTTCCGCTTCCGCTTCCGCTTCCGCGAACAGGAGTTACTGA
- a CDS encoding nucleotide sugar dehydrogenase, with the protein MRVVVVGQGYVGLPLAIRAAEVGHQVIGYDVDTRRVKSLAAGESYVEDVSSERLARALARGTYRPSELARDCGGFDVAVVTVPTPLQDGAPDLRYIEESAHTLARFLRPGATVILESTTYPGTTEELFAPILEDGSGLTAGADFHLGYSPERIDPGNTVWGFQQTPKVVSGVDARSLKAVEAFYGDLVDTTVPVRSPKEAELAKLLENTFRHVNIALVNEIAMFARHLDIDVWQAIEAASSKPFGFMKFTPGPGVGGHCLPIDPSYLNWRVQRELGQNFRFVELANDINNHMPEYVTRRVIDALNSKRRSVNGSKVLLLGLAYKKNTGDARESPSVRIAKLLLDMGAKVRAADPHVVESIKVDARLVRVEPTRKELAAADVVVLLTDHDAFDYQMVTEHASYVLDCRNRVSGPTVEVL; encoded by the coding sequence ATGCGCGTCGTCGTCGTGGGACAGGGATACGTCGGACTGCCCCTGGCCATCCGTGCCGCCGAGGTCGGACACCAGGTGATCGGGTACGACGTGGACACCCGGCGGGTCAAGAGCCTCGCCGCCGGTGAGTCGTACGTGGAGGACGTCTCCTCCGAACGGCTGGCCCGCGCGCTGGCGCGCGGCACCTACCGACCCAGCGAACTGGCCCGGGACTGCGGCGGCTTCGACGTCGCCGTCGTCACGGTCCCGACCCCCTTACAGGACGGAGCCCCGGACCTCCGCTACATCGAGGAGTCGGCGCACACCCTGGCCCGCTTCCTGCGCCCGGGTGCCACCGTCATCTTGGAGTCCACCACCTACCCGGGCACCACCGAAGAACTGTTCGCACCTATCCTGGAGGACGGCTCCGGGCTCACCGCGGGCGCCGACTTCCACCTGGGCTACAGCCCCGAGCGCATCGACCCCGGCAACACCGTCTGGGGCTTCCAGCAGACCCCCAAGGTGGTCTCCGGCGTCGACGCCCGCTCCCTGAAGGCCGTCGAGGCCTTCTACGGGGACCTCGTCGACACCACCGTGCCGGTGCGCTCCCCCAAGGAGGCCGAGCTGGCCAAACTGCTGGAGAACACCTTCCGCCACGTGAACATCGCCCTCGTCAACGAGATCGCGATGTTCGCCCGCCACCTGGACATCGACGTCTGGCAGGCCATCGAGGCGGCGTCCAGCAAGCCCTTCGGCTTCATGAAGTTCACCCCCGGCCCGGGCGTCGGCGGACACTGCCTGCCGATCGACCCCTCGTACCTCAACTGGCGGGTGCAGCGCGAACTCGGCCAGAACTTCCGCTTCGTCGAGCTCGCCAACGACATCAACAACCACATGCCCGAGTACGTGACGCGCCGCGTGATCGACGCGCTCAACTCCAAGCGGCGCTCCGTCAACGGCTCCAAGGTCCTGCTGCTGGGGCTCGCCTACAAGAAGAACACCGGCGACGCCCGGGAGTCGCCCTCCGTCCGCATCGCGAAGCTGCTCCTCGACATGGGCGCCAAGGTCCGCGCGGCCGACCCCCACGTGGTGGAGAGCATCAAGGTCGACGCCCGCCTCGTCCGGGTCGAGCCGACCCGCAAGGAGCTGGCGGCCGCCGACGTGGTGGTCCTGCTCACCGACCACGACGCCTTCGACTACCAGATGGTCACCGAGCACGCCTCGTACGTCCTCGACTGCCGCAACCGGGTCTCCGGACCCACCGTGGAGGTGCTCTGA
- a CDS encoding acyltransferase yields the protein MSVRIQPSSQVDESAELGEGTTIWDLAQIREEARLGRGCIVGRGAYVGPGVRIGDHVKLQNYALVYEPAVLGDGVFIGPAAVLTNDFYPRAVDPDGTIKRGGDWEAAGVVVAEGASLGARSVCVAGVRVGRWALVAAGAVVSKDVPDFALVAGVPARRIGWVGRAGVRLVEREGEPGAWECPRTGALHDEKDGTLTERT from the coding sequence GTGAGTGTCCGTATCCAACCCTCCTCCCAGGTCGACGAGAGCGCCGAGCTCGGTGAGGGGACAACGATCTGGGATCTGGCGCAGATCCGCGAGGAGGCCCGGCTCGGGCGCGGGTGCATCGTGGGGCGCGGGGCGTACGTGGGGCCGGGCGTACGGATCGGCGACCACGTGAAGCTGCAGAACTACGCACTCGTCTACGAGCCCGCGGTCCTCGGCGACGGGGTCTTCATCGGCCCCGCGGCCGTGCTCACCAACGACTTCTACCCGCGCGCGGTCGACCCCGACGGCACGATCAAGCGGGGAGGCGACTGGGAGGCCGCCGGGGTCGTGGTCGCCGAGGGGGCCTCGCTCGGGGCCCGCTCGGTGTGCGTGGCCGGGGTGCGCGTCGGGCGCTGGGCGCTCGTCGCGGCCGGCGCCGTGGTGTCCAAGGACGTCCCGGACTTCGCGCTCGTCGCGGGCGTACCGGCCCGCCGGATCGGCTGGGTGGGCCGGGCCGGGGTCCGGCTGGTGGAGCGCGAGGGGGAGCCGGGCGCCTGGGAGTGTCCGCGCACCGGAGCGCTGCACGACGAGAAGGACGGCACGCTCACCGAGCGAACCTGA